In one window of Nesterenkonia sandarakina DNA:
- a CDS encoding carboxylate-amine ligase, with translation MSEAPSQCAADVAGAVGIGGRAVGAAIGIEEEFLLIDQEQLLPATPTAGQTRILQAITPGGGTTSQEWLSCQVEHASAVLDDATAATAALSGFRRELASTAQRLGMFAAPLGAAPNIGAGSAAISENPRYQQMTELAPAIPAEQHINGMHVHVSIPDPETGIRALNGIRRWLPLLTALGANSPFWRCRDSGFASWRSIHYRRWMINGAPPVFQDFADYQQRIGALVNSDVVADQGGVCWLARLSQNHPTLEVRACDVQLGTLDAVTLAFFIRALVCAGAEASADPQPAPELLDVAHWQAAKFGLQARLLDPWSGSSVPASRVVRQALSHARPYLMQFGDEELVHAGLERILRQGTGASRQRSLAQRSGLTGLLRGSGESIADLDLHLTASP, from the coding sequence ATGAGTGAGGCCCCCAGTCAGTGCGCCGCCGATGTTGCGGGCGCTGTCGGCATCGGCGGGCGCGCTGTCGGCGCTGCCATCGGCATCGAGGAGGAGTTCCTCCTGATCGACCAGGAGCAGCTGCTGCCCGCCACGCCCACCGCGGGCCAGACCCGCATCCTGCAGGCGATCACCCCAGGCGGCGGGACCACCTCGCAGGAGTGGCTCTCCTGTCAGGTGGAACACGCCTCCGCTGTGCTCGACGACGCGACCGCCGCCACGGCGGCCCTCTCCGGCTTCCGACGGGAGCTCGCCTCCACCGCGCAGCGGCTCGGCATGTTCGCCGCACCCCTGGGCGCTGCTCCGAACATCGGCGCAGGCTCCGCAGCCATCAGCGAGAACCCTCGGTATCAGCAGATGACTGAACTGGCCCCGGCCATCCCCGCAGAGCAGCACATCAACGGCATGCACGTCCATGTCAGCATCCCAGATCCAGAGACCGGGATTCGGGCGCTGAACGGGATTCGCCGGTGGCTCCCTCTGCTGACCGCGCTGGGGGCCAACTCGCCGTTCTGGCGCTGTCGCGACTCCGGCTTCGCCAGCTGGCGATCGATCCACTACCGACGTTGGATGATCAATGGAGCACCCCCGGTCTTCCAGGACTTCGCGGACTATCAGCAGCGCATCGGCGCGCTGGTGAATTCCGATGTGGTGGCCGATCAAGGAGGCGTGTGCTGGCTCGCCCGGCTCTCCCAGAACCATCCCACCCTGGAGGTGCGCGCCTGCGACGTGCAGCTGGGAACACTCGACGCCGTGACCCTGGCCTTCTTCATCCGCGCCCTGGTCTGTGCTGGTGCGGAAGCCTCTGCCGACCCGCAGCCGGCACCCGAACTCTTGGACGTCGCGCATTGGCAGGCCGCGAAGTTCGGCCTCCAAGCGCGACTGCTCGACCCCTGGTCCGGAAGCTCGGTTCCCGCCTCGAGGGTGGTGCGGCAGGCACTGAGCCACGCGCGGCCCTACCTGATGCAGTTCGGCGATGAGGAGTTGGTCCATGCCGGGCTGGAGCGGATCCTGCGCCAGGGCACCGGGGCATCCCGGCAGCGCAGCCTGGCCCAACGCTCCGGCCTCACCGGGCTGCTCCGAGGCTCAGGAGAGTCGATCGCGGATCTCGATCTGCACCTCACCGCGAGCCCCTGA
- a CDS encoding GAF domain-containing protein, translating to MQSRFQNLLAASQLVTGELDLEQVLRQIAESAVTLVNAQYGALGVIDPDGHLERFIHVGIPADLVDRIGHLPEGHGVLGAVIDAARPIRLPNLNTDPRAVGFPEHHPPMDSFLGVPITIHGETFGNLYLTNRSGGPFTAEDEDLVTALATTAATAINNARVYGEARRAQRLSAALGEVTSALLASNDADVFGVLTQSVASLTGAQLVSVVVCEAVGRELYVDTARGDQAAEVEGTSVPWMDCVISRAMEGEPGMTPEGEDEPVPFAADIPSASMIAVPLVISGDRMAALCATRSTDQAPFHRRDLELLSEFAAQAGLAVALVWSRADQQRLEMVEERTRIARDLHDHVIQRLFGTGLGLEALASTYPHLATSIDTHVTQIDAAIADIRAAIFALQTQAPFQNVRHRLLEVMTELSPRLSTIPRLIFTGPVDLILEGALADDAVAVLRESLSNVARHAQAETVSVEITATEAQITITVDDDGIGVPSDSTRRSGTKNLSARAQAWGGDFTLSPRIAGGTRALWQAPVGSEVRP from the coding sequence ATGCAGAGCAGATTCCAGAATCTTCTCGCGGCCAGCCAGCTGGTCACCGGCGAGCTGGACCTGGAACAGGTGCTTCGGCAGATCGCGGAATCAGCGGTCACTCTGGTGAACGCCCAGTACGGCGCCCTGGGGGTTATCGATCCCGATGGCCACCTGGAACGCTTCATCCATGTCGGGATCCCGGCGGACCTGGTGGACCGGATCGGGCACCTCCCGGAGGGTCATGGGGTGCTGGGCGCTGTGATCGACGCGGCGAGACCGATCAGGCTCCCGAATCTCAACACCGACCCGCGGGCTGTGGGCTTCCCCGAACACCACCCCCCGATGGATTCCTTCCTCGGAGTCCCGATCACGATCCACGGCGAGACCTTCGGGAACCTCTACCTGACGAATCGGTCGGGCGGCCCGTTCACGGCAGAGGATGAAGATCTGGTCACCGCCCTGGCAACCACGGCGGCCACGGCCATCAACAATGCGAGGGTCTACGGGGAGGCGCGCCGCGCCCAGCGCCTGAGCGCTGCACTCGGCGAGGTCACCTCGGCCCTGCTGGCCTCCAATGACGCTGACGTCTTCGGTGTCCTCACCCAGAGCGTCGCCTCCCTGACCGGAGCGCAGCTGGTCAGCGTGGTGGTCTGCGAGGCCGTGGGCCGGGAGCTCTACGTCGACACCGCCCGCGGGGATCAGGCAGCCGAGGTCGAGGGGACGTCGGTCCCTTGGATGGACTGCGTGATCTCCCGCGCCATGGAGGGCGAGCCCGGCATGACTCCGGAGGGGGAAGACGAGCCGGTCCCCTTCGCCGCCGACATCCCCAGCGCCTCGATGATCGCCGTTCCGCTGGTCATCTCCGGAGACCGCATGGCAGCGCTGTGCGCCACGCGCTCGACAGACCAGGCTCCCTTCCACCGTCGTGATCTGGAGCTGCTCTCCGAGTTCGCCGCACAGGCCGGTCTCGCCGTGGCGCTGGTCTGGAGCCGGGCCGACCAACAGCGCCTGGAGATGGTCGAGGAACGGACCCGCATCGCCAGGGACCTCCACGATCACGTCATTCAGAGACTCTTCGGCACGGGGCTGGGTCTGGAGGCACTGGCATCGACCTACCCGCACCTGGCCACCAGCATCGACACCCACGTGACGCAGATCGACGCGGCCATTGCCGATATTCGCGCCGCGATCTTCGCGCTCCAGACCCAGGCACCCTTCCAGAACGTGAGGCACCGGCTCTTGGAAGTCATGACTGAGCTCTCGCCAAGACTCTCGACGATTCCCCGCCTGATCTTCACCGGACCTGTCGATCTGATCCTGGAAGGCGCACTCGCCGACGACGCTGTCGCGGTGCTCCGGGAGTCCCTGAGCAACGTCGCCCGTCATGCTCAGGCCGAGACCGTCTCCGTGGAGATCACCGCGACCGAAGCTCAGATCACCATCACGGTGGACGACGATGGCATCGGGGTGCCCTCCGACTCCACCCGGCGCAGCGGCACCAAGAATCTCAGCGCCCGCGCGCAGGCCTGGGGCGGAGACTTCACGCTCTCCCCCCGCATCGCCGGAGGGACCCGCGCCCTGTGGCAGGCCCCAGTCGGCTCGGAGGTGCGCCCATGA